The DNA segment TATTCTGGCTGGAAAGCTTCAGCCTCCTCATATATCTCATAAGTCTGCACTGTTGTACGactctacaccaggccctgcccTGGCTTAACGGGTGGCTGCTATAGCTAGTGTGCAGAAACCTGGTGTGCCACCCCTGATCTCCCCAAGTGATTTCCTTTTAAGCTTTATTGGTTACCTTCAAAAGTGATGTttgtgctgcccactggcaaatgttatgcaggttaaatgatgttcataatttgtccattatgtaacagatGCTTATTGCtggcgccatctaatggccaaagttaataactacttacattctgttttccccacccactagcagctacaaaggattgtgggtaggagaagggcagttcccttcatgtctacacagagagaagacctatattcattcatcttaacccttgttgtagtatagccggtaaggagactgtctataagaatctatagctactagcagttataggaccactctgtataaagtctcttatatgatgtaatgtatagatctgtaattgcactgtaattgcacagataggcccaacctcatggtcggccatgtttggtcccagactgtatatgtatccgcttgtttcctgttatatgctaatgtaatgtatgtaacctgctcctgttatattattgtactattctaatagactgtacattcctgtttttcttcagtttcaccctaatcctacatcagtttaataaagctacggactttgaaccagtctcatttgttgaactgtaggaaggcgtttaactgcctgtcgagctccgcatagaccccgggggtacgtgaagtgggggcaggacagtgaaACGGCTGCTTGAAACAAGCGGGAAAGATTTAGACTACACAGAGGTCTGCTACTGTCTACGCAGTCACCTGCAAACAGTCAACACAGCAATCTCTAAACGGTCAAAGCATGTCACAAAGCCAAGCGTCTTCTATCAAGACAAGATCACGGGCCAGTTCCTCAAAAGCATCTACCACGAGCAATGCAGCCGCCATCGCCCGCGCAAAAGCGGAAGCAGCGAGGACACGGGCTACCTTTGCTGAACAAGAGATGCAGTTGAAGTtacaacaagcctccttagaagcagagagggcacgacaacaagcctccttagaagcagagagggcacgacaacaagcctccttagaagcagagagggcacgacaacaagcctccttagaagcagagagggcacgacaacaggcttccttagaagcagagagggcacaaGAACAGGCTTCTCTAGACTTAGAAAGAGCACGCCTGGAAGCAACACTTGAGAAGCTGACAATTGAGAGGGAAGCAGCAGCTGCCATGGCGGAAGCAGAAATCTTAGAGGCAGCCGCGTTCTCTCACAGCGAGCCCAGCAGACACAGTAGCATGCCTGATCTGGAACAAGAACCCCAGGATACACTAGAACGCACTTCAGAATATGTCCTTCAACATCCTGTGTGTAATCCTCAGACTACACATGAAACAAAGGTTACCAACTGCGAGTCAAGTCCAAGGCATCATATTTTATGTCAAGAAGCGGACCTCAGACCACAGTTCTGCAAGCAAGAGAATGCTACGGCTCAAGTCAACTTCCTTGCCTACCAGAGAACCCAAGCTTCATCCCAGCGTCCAGGAAGTTACTACACTCCCAGACAGTGTGGCACTGTGAAACCTAAAGAAGAGACTTCTGACAGGTATGGCTACACACCACACTCTCACCAAGGCAACCATTTGCCAACCTGTCTCAGCACAAACCAAGCCACAATAGACTTTGCTAAGTTCTTTGCTCGACGTGAGCTTGTCACCAAAGGACTTGTAAAGTTCAATGATCGCCCTGAGAACTATAGGGCTTGGCGATCCTCATTCCAGAGTCTTATAAGAGACTTAGACTTGTCTTCTAGGGAAGAGCTAGATCTACTGGTGAAATGGCTTGGAGATGAATCTTCTGAGCATGCCAAGAGGATCAGAGCCATTAACATAAACTATCCAGAAACAGGCTTAAAGATGAtaatgtgtgaggcacattacttacttggtggctgtgtgaggcacattacttactggggggctgtgtgaggcacattacttactggggggctgtgtgaggcacattacttactggggggctgtgtggggctcattacttactggggggctgtgtgaggcacattacttactggggatctgtgtgaggcacattacttcctggggggctgtgtgaggcacattatttactggggggactgtgtgaggcacattacttcctggggggctgtgtgaggcac comes from the Engystomops pustulosus chromosome 5, aEngPut4.maternal, whole genome shotgun sequence genome and includes:
- the LOC140133998 gene encoding uncharacterized protein; the encoded protein is MSQSQASSIKTRSRASSSKASTTSNAAAIARAKAEAARTRATFAEQEMQLKLQQASLEAERARQQASLEAERARQQASLEAERARQQASLEAERARQQASLEAERAQEQASLDLERARLEATLEKLTIEREAAAAMAEAEILEAAAFSHSEPSRHSSMPDLEQEPQDTLERTSEYVLQHPVCNPQTTHETKVTNCESSPRHHILCQEADLRPQFCKQENATAQVNFLAYQRTQASSQRPGSYYTPRQCGTVKPKEETSDRYGYTPHSHQGNHLPTCLSTNQATIDFAKFFARRELVTKGLVKFNDRPENYRAWRSSFQSLIRDLDLSSREELDLLVKWLGDESSEHAKRIRAININYPETGLKMIMCEAHYLLGGCVRHITYWGAV